Proteins encoded within one genomic window of Bacillus thuringiensis:
- a CDS encoding ABC transporter ATP-binding protein codes for MEILHVSDLGKVYPGKISYTALSHIDLKINKGEFVGIMGPSGSGKTTLLNMVSTIDAPTSGEVLIHGENPYLLSPNQLSLFRRRELGFVFQSFNLLNTLTVKENIVLPLTLDGVSPREMEGKVEAIAKKLGITEILDKRTYEISGGQAQRTAIARATIHNPKLLLADEPTGNLDSKSANDVMELLTKLNKENSTTMMLVTHDAMAASYCDRIVFIKDGQLYNEIYCGDNRKVFYQKILEVLALLGGKANDFSTVRI; via the coding sequence GTGGAGATACTACATGTTTCAGATTTAGGGAAGGTTTATCCTGGGAAAATTTCTTATACAGCATTATCCCATATTGATTTAAAAATAAACAAAGGTGAATTTGTAGGAATTATGGGACCATCTGGGAGTGGTAAAACAACGCTATTAAATATGGTGTCTACTATAGATGCTCCAACATCAGGAGAAGTATTAATTCATGGAGAAAATCCGTATCTGTTATCTCCAAATCAGCTGTCTTTATTTCGAAGACGTGAATTAGGGTTTGTTTTTCAATCATTTAATCTCCTTAATACATTGACAGTGAAAGAAAATATTGTTCTTCCACTTACGCTTGATGGTGTCAGTCCTAGAGAAATGGAAGGGAAAGTAGAAGCTATTGCTAAAAAACTAGGGATAACTGAAATATTAGATAAACGTACGTATGAAATTTCTGGTGGGCAGGCACAAAGAACTGCAATCGCACGTGCTACTATTCATAATCCAAAATTATTACTTGCGGATGAGCCTACAGGAAATCTGGATTCAAAATCTGCTAATGATGTGATGGAATTATTGACAAAGCTTAATAAAGAAAATAGCACAACGATGATGTTAGTGACACATGATGCAATGGCTGCAAGTTATTGTGATCGAATTGTGTTTATCAAAGATGGACAGTTATACAATGAGATTTATTGTGGAGATAATCGCAAAGTATTCTATCAAAAAATTCTAGAGGTTTTAGCATTATTAGGAGGAAAGGCAAATGACTTTTCGACAGTTCGCATTTAA
- a CDS encoding lipoprotein BA_5634 family protein, which produces MKKRFGLLIVAGISITVLGACSLFSTKDSPANGISIEVGSINEQTRSSIIDSYKDITSSQDLYQLKEGTIDNNKLDVKLPTNLGDSMDIATSNLLFISRTTAEKMNKKGLIRERDNNEGLTSSVPIGSLPKIEKDETILFANKEYKDLKELTFDQKKMNVQYEGDVWLSPHRGGSNVILLIVEDTLFKEINGKEKTRQILSFNKSFGNLNLVNQGKAPELSKEIDKVNTVLGTEDKRAVNFINITEK; this is translated from the coding sequence ATGAAAAAAAGATTTGGGTTATTAATAGTAGCTGGTATTTCGATTACCGTGTTAGGAGCATGTTCATTATTTAGTACAAAAGACTCTCCAGCAAATGGAATTTCAATAGAAGTAGGATCGATAAACGAACAAACAAGAAGCTCTATAATTGACTCATACAAAGATATAACAAGCTCACAAGACCTATATCAATTAAAAGAAGGGACGATAGATAATAACAAGCTCGACGTAAAGCTACCGACTAATTTGGGGGATTCTATGGATATTGCTACTAGTAATTTACTATTTATTAGTAGAACAACTGCTGAAAAAATGAATAAAAAGGGGCTTATACGCGAAAGAGATAATAACGAGGGGCTTACATCATCAGTCCCTATTGGTTCGTTACCAAAAATAGAAAAAGATGAAACTATCTTATTTGCAAATAAAGAATATAAAGACTTGAAAGAACTAACATTTGATCAGAAAAAAATGAATGTTCAATATGAAGGGGATGTATGGCTTTCTCCGCATCGTGGTGGATCCAACGTAATCCTATTAATTGTAGAGGATACATTATTCAAAGAAATAAATGGGAAAGAAAAAACTAGACAGATTCTATCTTTTAATAAATCTTTTGGAAATCTTAATTTAGTCAATCAAGGGAAAGCACCAGAATTAAGCAAGGAAATAGATAAAGTGAATACGGTGTTAGGTACTGAGGACAAGAGAGCCGTGAATTTTATAAATATTACAGAAAAGTAA
- a CDS encoding penicillin-binding transpeptidase domain-containing protein, with the protein MKKLWMLLFFCFAVILVGCNKNELPKQAFEEYVNLWNDRKFANMYDHLSEHAQKTISKKEFTEKYQKIYEGIGVKNLKVNTKAENAKDKEVFLFEVKMDTDGGKASFIHEAKLVKEKESWKIDWTPDFIFPAMKKDYKVRMQIEQGKRGEIYDRNGKALATNGKATEVGIIPEKLGETAVQTKEIVAQLLDMSIEEVDQKLTAKWIKPDSFVPIGILKEGTRQNDYIELEGVSSRPVNIRTYPLGEAAAHLTGYIGKVNAEELKSLQKKGYQADDLVGKTGLEKVLENKLRGEKGGRVFIEDENGKEIKNVAKKEAKEGENVTLTIDAAIQEKIFNEMKNEAGSSAAVNPKTGETIALVSSPAYNPNTLVRGASKAQREAWNNDSKLPMMNRFTQAFVPGSVFKTITGAIGLETNTINPKEEFKIQGLKWAKDSSWGNYYVTRVKEASPIDFDKAMKYSDNIYFAQQALKMGKDQYVNEFKKYGFHEKLPIEYEFPISIIARDGIKNDIQLADTGYGQGQVLMTPLHLALTYAPIVNEGNIPSPHLLKEAKVAGNWKKNVVSKKNQEILKSALIKVINDPDGAGRIAKVDGITLAGKTGTAELKESKEADGKELGWFAAFDANAPDMIVTMMIEDVKGRGGSNVPGEKVKHVFQK; encoded by the coding sequence TTGAAAAAATTATGGATGCTGCTTTTCTTTTGTTTTGCAGTTATATTGGTAGGATGTAATAAAAACGAATTGCCAAAACAAGCATTTGAAGAATATGTGAATTTATGGAATGATAGAAAATTTGCAAATATGTATGATCATTTATCAGAACATGCCCAAAAAACAATTTCTAAAAAGGAATTCACAGAGAAATATCAAAAAATTTATGAAGGTATTGGCGTTAAGAATTTAAAAGTTAATACGAAAGCAGAAAATGCTAAAGATAAAGAAGTTTTTCTTTTTGAAGTTAAGATGGATACGGATGGAGGAAAAGCTTCATTTATCCATGAAGCAAAACTTGTGAAAGAAAAAGAATCTTGGAAAATAGATTGGACACCAGACTTCATTTTTCCAGCTATGAAAAAAGATTACAAAGTACGTATGCAAATAGAACAAGGAAAACGTGGAGAAATATATGATCGAAATGGGAAAGCTCTTGCAACGAATGGTAAAGCGACTGAGGTTGGAATTATTCCAGAGAAACTAGGCGAAACGGCAGTGCAAACAAAAGAAATAGTAGCACAATTACTTGATATGTCTATAGAAGAGGTCGATCAGAAGCTTACAGCGAAATGGATAAAACCAGACTCCTTTGTACCAATTGGTATTTTAAAAGAAGGAACTAGACAGAATGATTATATTGAATTAGAAGGAGTATCATCTCGCCCAGTAAATATTCGGACGTATCCATTAGGAGAAGCGGCCGCACACTTAACTGGTTATATAGGAAAGGTGAATGCAGAGGAGTTAAAATCGCTTCAAAAAAAAGGGTATCAAGCAGATGATTTAGTAGGTAAGACAGGTTTAGAGAAAGTATTAGAGAATAAATTGCGTGGTGAAAAAGGTGGACGCGTATTTATAGAAGATGAGAATGGAAAAGAGATTAAAAATGTAGCGAAAAAAGAAGCAAAAGAAGGGGAAAACGTTACGTTAACAATTGATGCTGCAATTCAAGAAAAAATCTTTAATGAGATGAAAAATGAGGCAGGATCTAGTGCAGCGGTCAATCCTAAAACGGGTGAAACTATTGCACTTGTAAGTAGCCCTGCTTATAATCCAAATACATTAGTTAGAGGCGCGTCAAAAGCCCAACGAGAAGCATGGAATAACGACTCGAAACTACCAATGATGAATCGTTTCACACAAGCATTTGTACCAGGTTCCGTATTTAAAACGATTACTGGTGCAATTGGTTTGGAAACAAACACTATAAACCCTAAGGAAGAATTTAAAATTCAAGGATTAAAGTGGGCAAAAGATTCATCTTGGGGAAATTATTATGTAACACGTGTGAAGGAAGCTAGTCCAATTGATTTTGATAAGGCAATGAAGTACTCTGATAATATTTATTTTGCTCAACAAGCTTTGAAAATGGGAAAAGATCAGTATGTAAATGAATTTAAGAAATACGGATTTCATGAAAAATTACCAATCGAATACGAATTTCCTATTTCAATCATTGCAAGAGATGGGATAAAAAATGATATTCAACTAGCAGACACGGGATATGGACAAGGACAAGTATTAATGACACCACTTCATTTAGCATTAACATATGCACCGATTGTGAATGAAGGGAATATTCCGTCGCCTCATCTTTTAAAAGAAGCAAAAGTAGCGGGGAATTGGAAAAAAAATGTGGTTTCTAAAAAGAATCAAGAGATATTAAAGAGCGCATTAATAAAAGTCATTAATGACCCTGATGGCGCGGGGAGAATTGCTAAGGTTGATGGTATAACTCTTGCTGGTAAAACCGGTACAGCAGAACTGAAGGAGTCGAAAGAAGCAGACGGAAAAGAACTTGGATGGTTTGCAGCTTTTGATGCAAATGCGCCCGACATGATTGTTACCATGATGATCGAAGATGTAAAAGGAAGAGGGGGGAGTAACGTTCCAGGCGAAAAAGTAAAACATGTTTTTCAGAAATAA
- a CDS encoding RNA polymerase sigma factor, with product MEETFIEKCIHDELDYVIKDYWQDVWNYSFIITKDPHLSDDITQDVFIKVFKNWNSFRKESSIKTWILKITRNTAINYLKSSYFKRISLVGFFSDDKQSPSAEREFFKQEEMNEVWDVVLKLPKKHREIIILDAKYELSYEEMAETLGVSIGTVKSRLSRARSKVSKLIGEGSSDEQ from the coding sequence ATGGAAGAGACGTTTATTGAAAAGTGTATTCATGATGAGCTTGACTATGTTATAAAAGACTATTGGCAAGATGTATGGAATTATTCATTTATTATTACGAAAGATCCACACTTATCAGATGATATCACGCAAGATGTGTTTATAAAGGTATTTAAAAATTGGAATTCATTTCGAAAGGAGTCATCTATTAAAACGTGGATATTAAAAATCACAAGAAATACAGCAATAAACTATTTGAAATCCTCCTATTTTAAAAGGATATCATTAGTAGGTTTTTTTAGTGACGATAAGCAATCTCCATCGGCAGAAAGAGAATTTTTTAAGCAAGAGGAAATGAATGAAGTGTGGGATGTTGTTTTAAAACTACCTAAAAAACACCGTGAAATAATTATTTTAGACGCAAAATATGAATTATCTTATGAAGAAATGGCTGAAACACTAGGAGTATCCATTGGAACTGTTAAATCTAGATTAAGTAGAGCGAGAAGTAAGGTTTCAAAATTAATAGGGGAGGGTAGTAGTGATGAACAATAA